A section of the Paramisgurnus dabryanus chromosome 4, PD_genome_1.1, whole genome shotgun sequence genome encodes:
- the LOC135750708 gene encoding uncharacterized protein: protein MSLTSRGRLTAQTFSCIANGETLSSLRHLERKHTEQKLFTCRKCETNFTTLQEKKLHLEEHREKKKKLFNCQQCGKVCSSSFNLKVHIRTHSGEKPFYCTECGKYFSSKQSLVAHQTIHTGEKPYECSHCEKRFSLKAHVRIHMRLHTNERPYQCSQCEKTFTQSSILKSHQKTHSEEKLFQCSHCDKRFKLKSHLKCHERIHTGEKPHLCSHCGKSFSDPSQLRLHLRVHTGEKPYYCKDCGKSFSRHQILVSHQKIHTGEKPYKCSECEKTFAQPHALKTHQRLHTGEKPYQCSICGERFTHLGSFHTHQKKHAKEQATLESS, encoded by the coding sequence ATGTCCTTAACATCAAGAGGGcgactgacagcacaaactTTTTCCTGCATCGCCAATGGAGAGACATTGAGCTCACTGAGACATttagagagaaaacacacagaacagaaactcttcaccTGCAGGAAATGTGAGACCAACTTTACTAccttacaagagaagaaacttcattTAGAAGAGcacagagagaagaagaagaagttgTTTAACTGTCAGCAGTGTGGGAAGGTTTGTAGCTCTTCTTTTAATCTAAAAGTTCACATAAGGACACACAGTGGTGAAAAACCTTTCTACTGCACTGAATGTGGCAAATATTTCAGCAGCAAACAAAGTCTTGTTGCTCATCAGACaattcacacaggagaaaaaccATACGAGTGTTCTCACTGTGAGAAGAGATTCAGCCTCAAAGCCCATGTGAGGATACACATGCGTTTACACACCAATGAGAGACCGTATCAGTGTAGTCAATGTGAAAAAACCTTTACACAGTCAAGCATTTTAAAATCACACCAAAAAACACACAGTGAAGAGAAACTCTTTCAAtgttcacactgtgataaaCGTTTCAAGCTGAAATCTCATCTGAAATGTCACGAgaggattcacactggagagaaacctcatctcTGCTCACACTGTGGTAAGAGCTTCTCGGATCCATCTCAACTCAGACTTCATctgagagttcacactggagagaaaccgtaTTACTGTAAAGATTGTGGCAAGAGTTTCAGTCGACATCAAATTTTAGTGTCACACCagaaaattcatacaggtgaaaaaccttacaagtGCTCTGAGTGTGAGAAGACGTTTGCTCAACCACATGCCCTGAAGACCCATCAGAGacttcatactggagagaaaccatacCAGTGctccatctgtggagagagattcACTCATTTAGGAAGTTTTCATACTCACCAGAAGAAACATGCAAAGGAACAAGCTACACTTGAATCATCATAG